Proteins encoded in a region of the Micromonas commoda chromosome 10, complete sequence genome:
- a CDS encoding cyclin-like protein (has transcription factor TFIIB repeat), which translates to MADDMKCPACGKREIKHEEDLGCDICAACGHVINERGLTSQVQWTEDAGAMGTYVHEDRGGQLAAARGALAIGPGGVGAHIAKQFFRDEEATHMENITKSVNFACGQLRLGKDASADAKALVVKACDGRWGEGEWTTMLTGACVYAASRQNALPITVRDVAEACQLDVFALGRVYNRLKFLHELKVPPLDPATFVARAAAAIPQLRDAMGGGDENDARGGDGASRASASAAKAKSSQAKSGQQGDKPVDRGAKLAPVVEDAKRLLAFAERRGLMTGRGPFPMVAAALGVAAAARGIALPPEALAAGARAAVTSTKKSLAALKRELGTFAASCAWFGSPDGSPLDDPNPFQIRSIASSSSRHRAADVDKVLPLALASLADAIDADDGARLDAMPVAFRVADGVRAARLAKIERCKVTGSLDDEDGYGDEEYGDATGAEAEAAADAAPPEEAAPPEAAPPEAAADAGGAPSTSVVVAGPARRRAPKRLGPNRGGLKPRRRRKHAGGFAGIENDEGSRLAIGDAAVGTNASTPPPAAARLLEGTNGASAGGAPLGWTDVLIQQLLLAGVPERLVVEEDGLFPDVSVDQSTGAVKPVRPVRARSSAVKPPPDAGDEMEAAETAAHRVLERWRAESSRDPLLDAEAAAAAAGGDDDGDDDDERATAARILAAREAVEKADADAIAAIPDEDVAGLIRTEEEAAVVKAMAARRLVQFDADDYYKIIGDDDDEDDDGDEDGLVPVVKGERAEAETEDGAR; encoded by the exons atggcggacGACATGAAGTGTCCCGCGTGCGGGAAGCGCGAG atCAAGCACGAGGAGGACCTCGGGTGCGACATctgcgcggcgtgcggccACGTCATCAACGAACGAGGCCTCACGTCCCAGGTCCAGTGGACCGAAGATGCCGGCGCCATGGGCACCTACGTCCacgaggaccgcggcgggcagctcgccgccgcgcgcggcgccctcgcgatcggcccgggcggcgtcggcgcgcacaTCGCCAAGCAGTTCTTcagggacgaggaggcgacgcacATGGAGAACATCACCAAGTCCGTCAACTTCGCGTGCGGACAGCTCAGGCTCGGGAAAGACGCATCCGCGGATGCGAAGGCGCTCGTGGTGAAGGCGTGCGACGGGCGGTGGGGCGAAGGAGAGTGGACGACGATGCTCACGGGCGCGTGCGTgtacgccgcgagcaggCAGAACGCGCTGCCCATCACCGtgcgggacgtcgcggaggcgtgcCAGCTGGACGTCTTCGCGCTGGGTCGCGTGTACAACAGGCTGAAATTTCTGCACGAGCTCAAGGTGCCTCCGCTCgacccggcgacgttcgtggcgcgcgcggcggcggccataccgcagctgcgcgacgcgatgggagGTGGggacgagaacgacgcgaggggggGGGACggagcgagccgcgcgtcggcgtcggcggccaaggcgaaaAGCAGCCAGGCGAAAAGCGGCCAACAAGGCGATAAACCCGTAGACAGGGGCGCCAaactcgcgcccgtcgtcgaggacgccaagcgcctgctcgcgttcgccgagcggcggggtCTGATGACGGGCCGCGGTCCGTTCCCgatggtcgccgccgcgctcggcgtcgccgcggcggcgagggggatCGCGTTGCCGCCggaggcgttggcggcgggcgccagaGCCGCCGTCACGTCGACCAAAAaatcgctcgccgcgctcaaacGGGAGCTCGgcaccttcgcggcgtcgtgcgcgtggtTCGGGTCACCCGACGGGTCGCCGCTGGACGACCCAAATCCGTTCCAAATCCGTTcaatcgcgtcgtcgtcgtcgcgccatcGGGCCGCTGACGTGGACAAAGTGCTTCCGCTGGCGTTAGCttcgctcgccgacgccatcgacgccgacgacggcgctcggCTGGACGCCATGCCGGTGGCgtttcgcgtcgccgacggcgtgagAGCCGCAAGGCTGGCGAAGATCGAGCGGTGCAAGGTGACAGGTtccctggacgacgaggacgggtaCGGGGATGAGGAGTacggggacgcgacgggggcggaggcggaggcggcggcggacgcagCTCCTCCCGAAGAAGCGGCTCCTCCCGAAGCGGCTCCTCCCGAAGCGGCGGCTgacgcgggtggcgcgccgtcgacgtcggtcgtcgtcgccggcccggcccggcgccgcgcgccgaagcGTCTGGGCCccaaccgcggcggcctcaaACCCCGGCGCAGGCGGAAACACGCGGGCGGGTTCGCCGGGATCGAAAACGACGAGGGGAGTCGGCTGgccatcggcgacgccgcggtgggtacgaacgcgtcgacgccgccccccgcggcggcgaggctcctCGAGGGCACGAACGGCGCCTcggccgggggcgcgccTCTCGGTTGGACCGACGTGCTGATCCAGCAGCTGCTGCTGGCGGGGGTACCCGAGCGTCttgtcgtcgaggaggatggGCTCTTTCCCGACGTGTCGGTGGACCAATCGACGGGCGCGGTCAAGCCGGTTCGACCGGTCCGGGCGCGGTCAAGCGCGgtcaagccgccgccggacgctggggacgagatggaggcggcggagaccgcAGCGCATCGCGTCCTGGagcggtggcgcgcggagAGCTCGAGGGACCCgttgctcgacgccgaggctgcggctgcggctgcgggcggcgacgacgacggggacgacgacgacgagagggcgacggcggcgcggatcctcgcggcgcgcgaggcggtggagaaggcggacgccgacgccatcgcggccatcccggacgaggacgtggcgGGGTTGATCaggacggaggaggaggcggcggtggtgaaggcgatggcggcgaggaggttggTGCAGTTTGACGCAGACGACTACTACAAGatcatcggcgacgacgacgacgaagacgacgacggggacgaagaCGGTCTCGTCCCGGTCGTGAAGGGGGAgcgggcggaggctgagacggaggacggcgcgcgatga
- a CDS encoding predicted protein translates to MAVVPNRNDSERSMNVSFAEGEGSAATNKERFEKLKASRQKYKDQATEAKLRCVNLERQLSMLVQQLESSAAAGVGVGNGNDDEGKARMEAEIRELKARLASASATVDKLDDQLADCARRLSIANASLAKAHSDAKEWRAKAERATSTMVGGGGAYEYMCGAVLGAGTVAAAGYVALTYMMKR, encoded by the coding sequence ATGGCGGTGGTCCCGAATCGCAACGACAGCGAACGATCGATGAACGTCTCcttcgcggagggcgaggggtcggcggcgacgaacaaGGAGCGCttcgagaagctcaaggcgaGCCGCCAGAAGTACAAGGACCAGGCCACCGAGGCGAAGCTCCGATGCGTCAACCTCGAGCGGCAACTCTCCATGCTCGTCCAGCAGCTCgagtcctccgccgccgccggcgtcggcgtcggcaacggaaacgacgacgagggtaAGGCGCGAATGGAGGCGGAGATTcgcgagctcaaggcgcgcctcgcgtccgcctccgcgacggtggacAAGCTCGACGATCAGCTCGCCGACTGCGCCAGGCGTCTCTCcatcgccaacgcgtcgctcgccaaggcgcactcggacgcgaaggagtggcgggcgaaggcggagcgggcgacgtcgacgatggtcggcggcggtggtgcgTACGAGTACATGTGCGGGGCGGTGCTCGGGGCGGGgaccgtggcggcggcggggtacGTGGCCTTGACGTACATGATGAAGCGGTGA
- a CDS encoding predicted protein — protein MNLICNQLTSLPAEIGQLTSLKELRLHGNGLTSLPAEIGQLTSLTLLILDHDELTSLPAEIGQLASLVELDLSYNQLTSLPAEIGQLTSLVKLDLTTWLEEPPSLLEELDSWELNLGNNRLTSLPAEIGQLTSLVELNLEHNKLTELPAEIGQLASLVELNLGNNRLTSLPAEIGQLTSLVELNLDDNTPLTELPAEIGQLTSLRELNLCNNRLTSLPAEIGQLTSLKRLFLHRNQLTSLPAEIGQLASLVELNLHRNQLTSVPAEIGQLTSLKRLFLHRNQLTSLPAEIGQLTSLVKLDLTTNKLTSLPAEIGQLESLRELRLSGNQLRSVPAEIGQLTSLTLLDLGNNQLTSMPAEIGQLTSLVELNLGGNHLTSMPAEIGQLASLKRLFLHRNQLTSMPAEIGQLTSLEMLHLGGNQLMSVPAEAGQLTSLKRLLLDRNQLTSVPAEIGQLTSLEMLHLGGNQLTSVPAEIGQLTSLWTLHLGGNQLTSLPAAIRDLGAADCSVHLDDGVTVDEL, from the exons ATGAACCTCATCtgcaatcagctgacgagcctgccggcggagatcgggcagctcacgtcgctgaaggAGTTGCGTCTCCACGGCAATGGGctgacgagcctgccggcggagatcgggcagctcacgtcgctgacgctGTTGATCCTCGACCACGATGAGctgacgagcctgccggcggagatcgggcagctcgcgtcgctggtgGAGTTGGACCTCAGctacaatcagctgacgagcctgccggcggagatcgggcagctcacgtcgctggtaAAGTTAGACCTCACCACGTGGCTGGAGGAGCCACCCTCGTtgctggaggagctcgacagCTGGGAGTTGAACCTCGGCAACAATAGGctgacgagcctgccggcggagatcgggcagctcacgtcgctggtggAGTTGAACCTCGAACACAACAAGCTGACGGAgttgccggcggagatcgggcagctcgcgtcgctggtgGAGTTGAACCTCGGCAACAATAGGCTGACGAGCCTGCctgcggagatcgggcagctcacgtcgctggtggAGTTGAACCTCGACGACAACACGCCGCTGACGGAgttgccggcggagatcgggcagctcacatCGCTGAGAGAGTTGAACCTCTGCAACAACAGGCTGACGAGCCTGCctgcggagatcgggcagctcacgtcgctgaagaGGTTGTTCCTCCAccgcaatcagctgacgagcctgccggcggagatcgggcagctcgcgtcgctggtgGAGTTGAACCTCCAccgcaatcagctgacgagcgtgccggcggagattgggcagctcacgtcgctgaagaGGTTGTTCCTCCAccgcaatcagctgacgagcctgccggcggagattgggcagctcacgtcgctggtaAAGTTAGACCTCACCAC CAACAAGctgacgagcctgccggcggagatcgggcagctcgagTCGCTGAGGGAGTTGCGGCTCAGCGGCAACCAGCTGAGgagtgtgccggcggagatcgggcagctcacgtcgctgacgctGTTGGACCTCGGcaacaatcagctgacgagcatGCCCGCGGAgattgggcagctcacgtcgctggtggAGTTGAACCTCGGCGGCAATCATCTGACGAGcatgccggcggagatcgggcagctcgcgtcgctgaagAGGTTGTTCCTCCACCGCAATCAGTTGACGAGCATGCCCGCGGAGATCGgacagctcacgtcgctggagatgttgcacctcggcggcaatcagctgatgagcgtgccggcggaggccgggcagctcacgtcgctgaagaGGTTGCTCCTCGACCGCAATCAgttgacgagcgtgccggcggagattgggcagctcacgtcgctggagatgttgcacctcggcggcaatcagttgacgagcgtgccggcggagatcgggcagctcacctCGCTGTGGACATTGCACCTcggcggcaatcagctgacgagcttgccggcTGCGATACGCGACCTCGGGGCGGCTGACTGCAGCGTGCATCTGGATGACGGCgtgacggtggacgagtTGTAG
- a CDS encoding predicted protein, which translates to MGDDVTATGNIVEGSTSVGAAAGAPPGVPGSGGGGFKIPKVASSQPPGAPPAGGGSAASPEAGAPAPPPRPPSDDPSHPPREDPPRDDRYDRGPSGATATAAAADDEDRKRRTHKGTRRHRHMLVLDLNGLLVDRRMSPFENPVDGTKVAPDAKFGKFYIYNRPHMQSFVEWASEHFTVGVWSSAQHHNARTLVNHIWGKQRDRLAFVWGQDRCTHVGAMDPAATGPNHRSKPILLKDLNALWAVSSYARFGPNNTLLLDDSPYKAVMNPAHTAIHPAEYKLSWGADGLTGRGDESDLTNRQKIADELLGPGGALREYLAKLSECETVTEYVASNPWHSFGPAAPDSDPGLMAKAREGGEAVAAAAAAAATAGIDANEIDLGEFSDLSEGREEAKGKDRIDPEGWGGSGDEAEGDARSNGGVGAKREAPEAAGTNTDSQLFQKPAKKPKRVFTGSGASLFIRRWAWKREAKTDEERFVLPYEHDWLGTKMSFAQRRFDDGGASGGFASTVWDSSIVLAKYVEKHRGSFANKRVCELGAGCGVVSAALVKAGCARVVATDLPENLPLLRENMERNCGENGENGEGARWEVKALTWGPDAAVALGETFDVVVAADCMYIAEAASDLVDTLAALVPAGGEAAGPGSLPPALMSYGRNRQAEGEFLAACDGAKSGKARTLTIEDVAESELDELYQCSDVRVVNVAMR; encoded by the coding sequence aTGGgggacgacgtcaccgccacgGGGAACATCGTCGAGGGATCAacgtccgtcggcgcggccgcgggagCTCCGCCGGGCGTTCCCGggagcggcggaggaggcttcAAGATTCCCAAGGTTGCCTCGTCCCAACCGCCCGGCGCACCgccggcgggaggcggctccgccgcctccccggAGGCCGgtgcccccgcgccgccgccgcgtcctccttcaGATGATCCATCGCACCCTCCGCGGGAGGACCCTCCGCGGGACGACCGATACGACCGCGGGCCGTcaggcgccaccgccaccgccgccgccgccgacgacgaagacaGGAAGCGCCGTACGCACAAGGGCACGCGCAGGCACAGGCACATGCTCGTGCTGGACCTCAacggcctcctcgtcgaccgACGCATGTCCCCGTTCGAGAACCCCGTCGACGGCACCAAGGTGGCGCCCGACGCCAAGTTTGGCAAGTTTTACATCTACAATCGCCCGCACATGCAGAGCTTCGTGGAGTGGGCGTCGGAACACTTCACCGTCGGGGTGTGGTCCTCCGCGCAGCACCACAACGCGCGGACGCTGGTGAACCACATATGGGGCAAGCAACGCGACCGACTGGCGTTCGTGTGGGGCCAGGACAGGTGCACGCACGTCGGCGCCATggaccccgccgccaccggccCAAACCACCGATCCAAACCAATCTTACTCAAAGACTTGAACGCGCTGTGGGCCGTGTCATCGTACGCGAGGTTCGGACCGAACAACACCCTGCTCCTGGACGACTCCCCGTACAAGGCGGTGATGAACCCGGCGCACACGGCGATACACCCGGCGGAGTACAAGCTGAGCTGGGGCGCGGACGGACTGaccggacgcggtgacgagtCGGACTTGACCAATCGCCAAAAAATCGCCGACGAGTTGCtcggcccgggcggcgcgcttcgaGAGTATCTCGCCAAACTGAGCGAATGCGAGACGGTGACGGAGTACGTCGCGTCCAATCCGTGGCACTCGTTtggtcccgccgcgcccgacagCGACCCGGGGTTGATGGCCAAGGCGCGGGAGGGTggcgaggctgtcgcggcggcggcggcggcggcggcgacggcggggatcgacgcgaacgagatTGACCTCGGGGAGTTTTCCGACCTTTCCGAAGGACGGGAAGAGGCGAAGGGAAAGGACCGGATCGATCCGGAAGGGTGGGGCGggtccggcgacgaggccgaaggcgacgcgcggtcgaACGGCGGGGTGGGAGCCAAACGAGAGGCGCCCGAGGCGGCTGGGACGAACACCGATTCACAGCTGTTCCAAAAACCGGCGAAAAAACCCAAGCGGGTGTTCACGGGATCCGGCGCCTCGCTCTTCATCCGCCGGTGGGCGTGGAAGCGCGAGGCCAAgacggacgaggaacgcTTCGTCCTCCCGTACGAACACGACTGGCTCGGGACGAAGATGTCGTTCGCGCAGAGGAggttcgacgacggcggcgcgtccggcggtTTCGCGTCCACCGTCTGGGACTCGTCCATCGTCCTCGCCAAGTACGTGGAGAAGCACCGGGGTTCGTTCGCGAACAAACGGGTGTGCGAGCTGGGCGCGGGGTGCGGggtggtgagcgccgcgctaGTCAAGGCTGGGTGCGCGagggtcgtcgcgacggactTGCCGGAGAACCTTCCGCTGCTGCGGGAAAACATGGAGCGGAACTGCGGCGAGAACGGCGAgaacggcgagggcgcgaggtggGAGGTGAAGGCGCTCACCTGGggccccgacgcggcggtcgcgctcgGAGAGacgttcgacgtcgtcgtcgccgcggactgCATGTacatcgcggaggctgcgagcGATTTGGTGgacaccctcgcggcgttggtgCCGGCGGGGGGCGAAGCAGCCGGGCCGGGGAGCCTGCCGCCGGCGCTGATGAGCTACGGCAGGAATCGACAGGCGGAGGGcgagttcctcgccgcctgcgaCGGGGCCAAGTCGGGGAAGGCGAGGACGCTGACgatcgaggacgtcgcggagtcggagctcgacgagctgTATCAGTGCTCGGACGTGAGGGTGGTCAACGTGGCGATGCgctga
- a CDS encoding predicted protein: MASKLTIKPALDIASKPTDASANSSSSSSVKPPAASSAGGVEPKPSAEYAPPSANDGDDDSPVAFLFPGQGSQAVGMLRSVADVPAVKEMCDKAKEILGYDLLDVCVNGPKEKLDATEFAQPALFVAGLAAVEKLRIDSPAVVDSCASCAGLSLGEYTALVFAGAMTFEEGLRVVKVRAESMAAAAKVGDHGMLSVVGLKDDALEECVVAAKKACGDGVVCEIANKLFPTGRVVSGDKRALDEVTKLATAKGAMKCAMLAVSGAFHTERMESARAALVQALNDVNFQPTRMPVYSNVSGAPFYSHNIIPSLLAEQLVQPVLWEDTVRAMIAAGKTEMYELGPKAQIKSMAKRIDAEVWKKFKNVDVSV; encoded by the coding sequence atGGCGTCAAAGCTCACGATCAAGCCCGCGCTCGACATCGCGTCCAAACCCACCGACGCCTCGGCCaattcgtcgtcgtcgtcgtccgtgaagccgcccgccgcgtcgtccgccggcggcgtcgagcccaaACCTTCCGCCGAAtacgcgcccccgtcggcgaacgacggcgacgacgactccccCGTCGCCTTCCTCTTCCCCGGCCAGGGTTCCCAGGCGGTTGGCATGCTCcggtccgtcgcggacgtccccgCGGTGAAGGAGATGTGCGacaaggcgaaggagatcCTCGGGTACGACCTGCTCGACGTTTGCGTCAACGGACCGAAGGAGAAGCTGGACGCCACCGAGTTTGCGCAGCCCGCTTTGTTCGTCGCcggactcgccgccgtcgagaagCTTCGGATCGActcccccgccgtcgtcgactcGTGCGCCTCGTGCGCGGGTTTGTCCCTCGGCGAGTACACCGCGCTCGtgttcgcgggcgcgatgacgtTCGAGGAGGGCCTTCGCGTCGTCAAGGTCAGGGCGGagtcgatggcggcggcggcgaaggttgGCGACCACGGCATGCTCTCCGTCGTGGGCCTCaaggacgacgccctcgaggagtgcgtcgtcgccgcgaagaaggcgtgcggcgacggcgtcgtgtgCGAGATCGCCAACAAGCTCTTCCCCACCGGCCGCGTGGTCAGCGGAGATAAGCGGGCCCTTGACGAGGTCACCAAGCTCGCCACCGCTAAGGGCGCGATGAAGTGCGCCATGCTCGCGGTGTCTGGTGCGTTTCACACCGAGAGGATGGAatcggctcgcgccgccctcgtccagGCTCTCAACGACGTCAACTTCCAGCCGACGAGGATGCCGGTGTACAGCAACGTGTCCGGAGCGCCCTTCTACTCGCACAACATCATCCcgagcctcctcgccgagcagctGGTGCAGCCGGTGCTGTGGGAGGACACGGTGCGGGCGATGATCGCGGCGGGCAAGACGGAGATGTACGAGCTCGGACCCAAGGCGCAGATCAAGTCCATGGCCAAGCGaatcgacgcggaggtttGGAAAAAGTTCAAGAACGTGGACGTGTCCGTGTGA
- a CDS encoding Drug/Metabolite transporter superfamily (phosphate:phosphoenolpyruvate translocator) → MRRSGASAASVEDGDGKGTKRVRSEADVRWMYYAKALTYLLAWSLVSGLIIILNNWILHYDHFPFPITLSASGPLFSWLVAATLVATGHTKLERRMTFGLWLRNIFPIGFFTAITYATGNELYMFLSVSFIQMMKSLSPIVVLFLLVLFRLDVLTREKLAGVLIMSVGMIIACFDEPTFSMWGIALMVVGEAAEAMRMVFFQHLLGQQQFGLIEGLFYTCPANFFFLCIGIAVFEEKSLTEPENYGRVVNNPLPYVVVSCMGFGVILTTLGVIQTCGSLTFKAAGQVRNVGIVFVSIVMFGDVVTAQQACGYAINLIGFFMYQYVKSREDLAALEAKRVEAMGGGEPGGGESGGASAGEGGGGGGGGGDDDDTRPLLRGGAGDDDYGSGGGAGGGAGRSDADSTPLRRMPSTPVFSNVAHR, encoded by the coding sequence atGCGGCGatcgggcgcgtccgccgcgtccgtggaGGATGGGGACGGGAAAGGAACGAAAAGGGTCAGGTCCGAGGCGGACGTCCGGTGGATGTACTACGCCAAGGCGTTGACGTACCTCCTCGCGTGGTCGCTGGTCTCCGGTCTGATCATCATCCTCAACAACTGGATCCTTCACTACGACCACTTCCCGTTCCCGATCACgctctcggcgtcggggccgcTCTTCTCGTGGCTTGTCGCCGCGACCTTGGTCGCCACCGGGCACACCAAGCTCGAGCGGCGGATGACGTTCGGGCTGTGGCTTCGCAACATCTTCCCCATCGGCTTCTTCACCGCCATCACCTACGCCACCGGAAACGAGCTGTACATGTTCCTGTCGGTGTCGTTCATACAGATGATGAAATCGCTGTCGCCGATCGTGGTGTTGTTCTTGTTGGTGCTGTTTCGGCTGGACGTGCTGACGCGGGAGAAGCTGGCGGGAGTGCTGATCATGTCGGTGGGGATGATAATCGCGTGCTTCGACGAGCCGACGTTTTCAATGTGGGGCATCGCGCTCATGGTCGTgggcgaagccgcggaggcgatgcgCATGGTGTTTTTCCAGCACCTCCTCGGCCAGCAGCAGTTTGGTCTCATCGAAGGCCTGTTCTACACGTGCCCGGCGAACTTTTTCTTCCTCTGCATCGGCATCGCCGTCTTCGAGGAAAAGTCCCTCACGGAACCGGAAAATTACGGTCGCGTGGTGAACAACCCGCTGCCGTACGTGGTCGTGTCGTGCATGGGATTCGGGGTGATTCTCACCACCCTCGGCGTGATTCAGACGTGCGGGTCGCTGACGTTCAAGGCGGCCGGGCAGGTTCGAAACGTGGGCATCGTGTTCGTCAGCATCGTCATGTTCGGCGACGTGGTCACGGCGCAGCAGGCGTGCGGGTACGCCATCAACTTGATCGGCTTTTTCATGTATCAATACGTGAAATCGAGGGAGGAcctggcggcgctggaggcgaaACGGGTGGAGGCGATGGGCGGTGGTGAGCCGGGGGGTGGTGAgagcggcggggcgtcggctggcgaaggaggcggcggaggcggcgggggcggtgatGATGACGACACGCGGCCGCTGttgcgcgggggcgccggcgacgacgattacggaagcggcggtggcgcgggtgggggcgcggggcggtcggACGCGGACTCGACGCCCCTGCGGCGGATGCCCAGCACGCCGGTGTTCTCCAACGTGGCGCACAGATAG
- a CDS encoding predicted protein, which translates to MSDYGSDAEDETETTCANPAVVDKYKVAAEIANKALAVALAACKPGAKIVDICNLGDKTVEEEAAKFYNKKDKDGNKIEKGIAFPTCISVNHQVCHNSPPSDDATSLEEGQAVKIDLGAHVDGYVATVAHTVVLMGDMNAPVVGAQADVMKAVVTAGEAAIRKLRPGVNNSEVAKAIGRVAEDFGVRVVEGVLSHNMKRYVIDGNKVILNKPSAELKADEAEIKLNEVYALDIVMSSGEGTPKMLDEKETAVYKRAVENNYKLKMQASRAVFSEIQKRFPTMPFSMRAMEGIKGAKLGLVECCTHELLHKYPVLYEKPGDAVAHFKATVLVMQNGNDRITTWTCQPVESALELTDEELKELITQPLKSKKKKKPKA; encoded by the exons ATGTCGGACTACGgcagcgacgccgaggacgagaccGAGACCACCTGCGCCAAC cccgcggtcgtcgacaAGTAcaaggtcgccgccgagatcgCCAACA AGgctctcgccgtcgccctcgccgcgtgcaaGCCCGGCGCCAAGATCGTCGACATCTGCAACCTCGGCGACAAgaccgtcgaggaggaggctgccaagTTCTACAACAAGAAGGACAAGGACGGCAACAAGATCGAGAAGGGCATCGCGTTTCCCACCTGCATCTCGGTCAACCACCAGGTGTGCCACAACTCCCCGCCGTCCGATGACGCCACGTCACTCGAGGAGGGCCAGGCGGTGAAgatcgacctcggcgcgcacgtcgacggctacgtcgccaccgtcgcgcacACGGTGGTCCTCATGGGCGACATgaacgcgcccgtcgtcggcgctcagGCGGACGTCATGAAGGCTGTCGtgaccgcgggcgaggctgCGATTCGCAAGCTCCGCCCGGGGGTCAACAACAGCGAGGTCGCCAAGGCGATCGGGAGGGTGGCGGAGGACTTTGGCGTCCGCGTGGTGGAGGGCGTGCTTTCTCACAACATGAAGCGGTACGTGATCGACGGGAACAAGGTCATCCTCAACAAGCCGTccgcggagctcaaggctgacGAGGCCGAGATCAAGCTCAACGAGGTGTACGCCCTCGATATCGTCATGTCCTCCGGCGAGGGTACGCCGAAGATGCTCGACGAGAAGGAGACCGCCGTGTAcaagcgcgccgtcgagaaCAACTACAAGCTCAAGATGCAGGCTTCCCGCGCCGTCTTCTCCGAGATTCAGAAGCGATTCCCCACCATGCCCTTCTCCATGCGCGCCATGGAGGGCATCAAGGGCGCCAagctcggcctcgtcgagtGCTGCACCCACGAGCTCCTGCACAAGTACCCCGTGTTGTACGAGAAGcccggggacgccgtcgcccacttCAAGGCGACGGTGCTCGTGATGCAAAACGGTAACGATCGGATCACCACGTGGACCTGCCAGCCCGTGGAGTCCGCGCTGGagctcaccgacgaggagctcaaggagctcatcACCCAGCCCCTCAAgtccaagaagaagaagaagcccaAGGCTTGA